In Geminicoccaceae bacterium, a single window of DNA contains:
- a CDS encoding ABC transporter permease: MPDDGSTFGTVGDINFIGLWTLYCKEVWRFLKVVTQTVMAPVVTTLIFLAIFTLALGRSGRMVGDLHFLEFLAPGLIMMAVVQNAFANTSSSIMIAKVQGNIVDYLMPPLSSGELLFGVIAGGVTRGFLVGIAVWLAMLSFVNVMPYSWTLVIVFTLLASVMLALLGFMAALWAEKFDQMAAVTNFVITPLSFLSGTFYSVQQLPGVFHAIALANPFFYMIDGVRYGFTAHADGSIWVGIIFLALLNCGLWFFALHLLRIGYKLKA, from the coding sequence CTGCCCGATGACGGCAGCACCTTCGGCACGGTCGGCGACATCAACTTCATCGGTCTCTGGACACTCTACTGCAAGGAGGTCTGGCGCTTTCTCAAGGTCGTGACCCAGACGGTCATGGCACCGGTGGTGACCACGCTCATCTTCCTTGCCATCTTCACGCTCGCACTGGGCCGATCCGGACGAATGGTCGGCGACCTGCACTTCCTTGAATTCCTCGCGCCCGGGCTGATCATGATGGCAGTGGTTCAAAACGCCTTTGCCAATACCTCATCCTCGATCATGATCGCCAAAGTCCAGGGGAACATCGTCGATTACCTGATGCCGCCACTCTCATCCGGCGAGTTGCTTTTCGGCGTGATCGCCGGCGGTGTGACACGCGGCTTTCTGGTGGGCATCGCGGTGTGGCTGGCCATGCTGTCGTTCGTCAACGTGATGCCGTACAGCTGGACCCTGGTGATTGTGTTCACCCTGCTAGCGTCAGTGATGCTCGCCCTTCTGGGCTTCATGGCTGCCCTATGGGCGGAGAAATTCGACCAGATGGCTGCCGTGACCAATTTTGTCATCACACCGCTATCCTTCCTGTCGGGAACCTTTTATTCCGTGCAGCAACTCCCGGGAGTATTCCACGCCATAGCGCTGGCCAATCCGTTCTTCTACATGATCGACGGCGTCCGCTATGGCTTCACCGCACATGCGGACGGCTCCATCTGGGTCGGCATCATCTTTCTGGCCCTCTTGAATTGCGGGCTTTGGTTCTTTGCTTTGCACCTGCTTCGCATAGGCTACAAACTCAAGGCCTGA
- a CDS encoding aspartate aminotransferase family protein gives MTKNEAIPSLLPVYKRIDLVFDHGEGAWLFTRDGRKFLDFASGIAVTGLGHAHPHLVKVLHEQIDRVWHVSNLFRIDHLERLADRLVANSFAETVFVCNSGAEAMEACIKMARRFHWARGQAGRHRIITFQGSFHGRTMATISAAGENRLTEGFAPLLDGFDQVPFADHQMVRDAITDQTAAIMIEPVQGEGGIRPVPQECLKGLRQLCDEHDILLIFDEVQCGMGRTGKLFAHQVAGVSPDIMGSAKGLGGGFPIGACLATARAASGMTTSTHGSTFGGNPLATAAANAVLDIMLADGFLDGVVERGRYLRERLESVVSAHPDVLEGIRGEGLMLGMKCVVPHLEFNARLRENGLLSVPAADNIVRLLPPLIITDEETDIAVGIIEETCRSMKS, from the coding sequence ATGACCAAGAACGAAGCCATTCCCAGTCTGCTGCCCGTCTACAAGCGTATCGATCTGGTGTTCGACCATGGCGAGGGTGCCTGGCTGTTCACCAGGGACGGGCGGAAGTTTCTCGACTTCGCCAGCGGCATTGCCGTTACCGGTCTTGGCCACGCCCATCCACATCTGGTGAAGGTCCTCCACGAACAGATCGACCGTGTGTGGCATGTCTCCAACCTGTTCCGCATCGACCATCTCGAACGGCTGGCGGATCGACTCGTTGCAAACAGCTTTGCCGAAACCGTGTTCGTATGCAATTCGGGTGCGGAGGCGATGGAGGCCTGCATCAAGATGGCCCGGCGGTTTCACTGGGCCCGCGGGCAGGCCGGGCGCCATCGCATCATCACCTTCCAGGGCAGCTTCCACGGGCGCACCATGGCGACCATTTCGGCTGCGGGAGAAAATCGCCTGACCGAGGGCTTCGCCCCCCTGCTCGACGGCTTCGACCAGGTCCCCTTTGCCGATCACCAGATGGTACGCGATGCCATCACGGATCAGACGGCGGCCATCATGATCGAACCGGTACAGGGAGAAGGTGGCATCCGTCCCGTTCCGCAAGAGTGCCTCAAGGGCCTGCGACAGCTGTGTGACGAACATGACATCCTGCTGATCTTCGACGAAGTGCAGTGCGGCATGGGCCGGACGGGCAAGCTGTTCGCCCATCAGGTGGCCGGTGTCAGTCCCGACATCATGGGCTCGGCCAAGGGGCTTGGCGGAGGTTTCCCGATCGGTGCGTGTCTCGCGACAGCGCGCGCTGCGTCCGGCATGACAACCTCGACACACGGTTCCACCTTCGGCGGCAATCCACTGGCGACAGCGGCTGCCAACGCCGTACTGGACATCATGCTGGCCGACGGCTTCCTCGATGGCGTGGTCGAACGCGGACGCTATCTGCGCGAGCGACTGGAAAGCGTGGTTTCAGCTCATCCCGATGTGCTCGAAGGCATTCGCGGCGAAGGGCTGATGCTCGGCATGAAATGCGTTGTCCCGCATCTGGAATTTAACGCCCGATTGCGTGAAAATGGCCTGTTGAGCGTGCCCGCCGCGGACAATATCGTGCGCCTGCTGCCACCGCTCATCATCACTGACGAAGAGACCGACATTGCCGTCGGCATCATCGAGGAGACCTGCCGGTCCATGAAGTCATGA